The following proteins are co-located in the bacterium genome:
- a CDS encoding pyridoxamine 5'-phosphate oxidase family protein — protein sequence MTRAEREAFLAATRVAVVSIVDPGNGPLTVPVWYAYEPGGVVRLVTGTRSRKAALLRAAGRMGLCVQDETPPYRYVSIEGPVRLVEVDFGRDVEAVALRYLGPEMGRRYVQMTEAERAAEPNVLVELTPERWRTVDYRKMMG from the coding sequence ATGACGCGCGCGGAGCGGGAGGCCTTCCTGGCGGCGACGCGGGTGGCCGTGGTGTCGATCGTCGATCCCGGCAACGGGCCGCTGACGGTTCCCGTGTGGTACGCGTACGAGCCGGGCGGCGTCGTGCGCCTCGTCACCGGGACGCGCTCCCGCAAGGCGGCGTTGCTGCGGGCGGCGGGCCGCATGGGGCTGTGCGTGCAGGACGAGACGCCGCCCTACCGCTACGTCAGCATCGAAGGTCCGGTGCGCCTCGTCGAGGTGGACTTCGGGCGCGACGTCGAGGCCGTCGCGCTACGCTACCTCGGCCCCGAGATGGGACGCCGCTACGTCCAGATGACCGAGGCCGAGCGCGCCGCCGAGCCGAACGTCCTGGTCGAGCTGACGCCGGAGCGCTGGCGCACCGTCGACTATCGCAAGATGATGGGCTGA
- a CDS encoding sigma-54-dependent Fis family transcriptional regulator, which yields MSVAPRILVVDDEPRMASVVAGALGRAGWICEVASGGAAALAALEARDADAVVTDWKMPEMDGLELLTRLKAQRPNRPVVLLTAYGDVRAAVAAMRAGAFDYVTKPFDNEELRAVVGRALELGRLERENRWLRQEVASRYAPAAVVAESEKSRAVLDLVRRVAPSRATVLVQGESGTGKELVARLLHYWSERVGRPFVAVNLKAFAEGVVESELFGHEKGAFTGAQATRAGCFERASGGTLFLDEIGEIAPDLQAKLLRVLQEGEVLRVGGNEPRPIDVRVVAATNRVLREEIAAGRFREDLYFRLHVIPIQLAPLRERREDVLPLARHVLARHAAEAGRALAFAPAALAALESHAWPGNVRELENAVERAVVLARGGAIEPEDLLLETPAAAPTGGEETLQAAVERATAARVRGALEAAAGNRAEAARVLGIDRTTLYRLMRRLGLDPTHG from the coding sequence GTGAGCGTCGCGCCCCGCATCCTCGTGGTCGACGACGAGCCGCGCATGGCGAGCGTGGTCGCGGGTGCGCTCGGGCGCGCCGGGTGGATCTGCGAGGTCGCTTCCGGCGGCGCCGCCGCGCTGGCGGCGCTCGAGGCACGCGACGCGGACGCCGTCGTCACCGACTGGAAGATGCCGGAGATGGACGGCCTCGAGCTGCTGACGCGTCTGAAGGCGCAGCGGCCGAACCGCCCCGTGGTCCTGCTCACCGCCTACGGCGACGTGCGCGCCGCGGTGGCGGCGATGCGGGCGGGCGCGTTCGACTACGTGACCAAGCCCTTCGACAACGAGGAGCTGCGCGCGGTGGTCGGTCGCGCGCTCGAGCTGGGCCGGCTCGAGCGCGAGAACCGCTGGCTGCGGCAGGAGGTCGCGAGCCGCTACGCGCCGGCGGCCGTGGTCGCGGAGAGCGAGAAGAGCCGGGCGGTGCTCGACCTCGTCCGCCGCGTGGCGCCGAGCCGCGCGACGGTCCTGGTGCAGGGCGAGAGCGGCACCGGCAAGGAGCTCGTCGCGCGCCTGCTGCACTACTGGAGCGAGCGGGTGGGACGGCCGTTCGTGGCCGTCAACCTGAAGGCGTTCGCCGAGGGGGTGGTCGAGAGCGAGCTCTTCGGGCACGAGAAGGGCGCGTTCACCGGCGCGCAGGCGACGCGCGCCGGCTGCTTCGAGCGCGCCTCGGGCGGGACGCTGTTCCTCGACGAGATCGGCGAGATCGCACCCGACCTGCAGGCGAAGCTGCTGCGCGTGCTCCAGGAGGGCGAGGTGCTGCGCGTCGGCGGCAACGAGCCGCGGCCGATCGACGTGCGCGTCGTCGCCGCCACCAATCGCGTCCTGCGCGAGGAGATCGCGGCGGGCCGCTTCCGTGAGGATCTCTACTTCCGTCTGCACGTCATCCCGATCCAGCTCGCGCCGCTGCGCGAGCGCCGGGAGGACGTGCTCCCGCTCGCGCGGCACGTCCTCGCGCGCCATGCGGCGGAGGCGGGGCGCGCGCTCGCGTTCGCACCGGCGGCGCTCGCGGCGCTCGAGTCCCACGCGTGGCCGGGCAACGTCCGTGAGCTCGAGAACGCCGTGGAGCGCGCCGTGGTCCTCGCGCGCGGCGGCGCCATCGAGCCCGAGGACCTCCTGCTCGAGACGCCCGCGGCGGCGCCGACGGGCGGCGAGGAGACGCTCCAGGCGGCGGTCGAGCGCGCGACGGCGGCGCGCGTGCGCGGCGCGCTCGAGGCGGCGGCCGGCAACCGGGCGGAGGCGGCGCGGGTCCTCGGGATCGATCGCACGACGCTCTACCGCCTCATGCGCCGGCTCGGTCTCGACCCGACGCACGGTTGA
- the mscL gene encoding large conductance mechanosensitive channel protein MscL, translating into MLKEFKEFALRGNVVDMAVGIVIGAAFGTIVTSFVTDLITPLLGLVTGGTDFSNLFFVLRDGSPAGPYPSLPRAAEAGAVTLNLGVFLNAVLSFLIVAVALFAVVKAMNALRREAPAAEPPPPPAEEILLREIRDLLKSR; encoded by the coding sequence ATGCTGAAGGAGTTCAAGGAGTTCGCGCTGCGCGGAAACGTCGTCGACATGGCCGTCGGCATCGTCATCGGCGCGGCCTTCGGCACCATCGTCACGTCCTTCGTGACCGACCTCATCACGCCCCTGCTCGGCCTCGTCACCGGCGGCACCGATTTCTCGAACCTTTTCTTCGTCCTGCGCGACGGCTCGCCGGCGGGTCCCTACCCGTCCCTGCCGCGGGCCGCCGAGGCCGGCGCGGTCACCCTGAACCTGGGGGTGTTCCTGAACGCGGTCCTGAGCTTCCTCATCGTCGCGGTCGCGCTCTTCGCGGTGGTGAAGGCGATGAACGCGCTCCGCCGCGAGGCGCCCGCCGCCGAGCCGCCGCCGCCCCCGGCCGAGGAGATCCTGCTGCGCGAGATCCGCGACCTCCTGAAGAGCCGCTAG
- a CDS encoding DUF748 domain-containing protein, translating to MGLWRRRWVRWLAIGVVVLLVALRIALPEIVRRVAVAQANQAIAGRLDIGDVDLWLLRGAIALERVAVRGEIGPPVAKLHRLYVNLAWRPLLSRIVQVEELDIDGPALYPVRERDGSVPLPGLREAPAAGEAAPAAGAAPAAEAAPAETGTPWSVVIDLATLRQGRVRLRDRVAEPPQDAELDLGTFVLRNFALQAGPDGKPGSGEILATFGDGSLRIKASVQRRPKGFTTTAWIDARNLPLDRTQTHVPQLGWSSFQGRLDLQLAMRLGAGELPVVRGATTLRDLVVSVQDEPDPVLAWRSLRIELESVDPNARRAVVSRVALDGAGVLARPRDPVALPLLRGLLGSPAVKPAPEPGTTTAPAPEAKPWAWQVHTVEVTDSGVRLVLDPPPLAIVIPHATVTGLSSEPGSVVKVDLRVTESNAALGVVGSVRLDPPAPDVQVTLAGVELGHLLAAVGGAPVQLPTSRLDADLHVATAETAATVKGTVTLGDVTVLPLQGGDEFRAAWERLAVAIDGLRVPGALGGPSPATEPITVDLASVELVAPKVVLTRTETGIVLPAAGATPAPAGEEGAPAAAPTPAPAAEAASPAAAAAPAPQVKIAGLSLTKGEVSVTDRTTRPFYRGAITDLGVQARDVALPAGTFAEFEVRAKAPGGAPIQVTGKRQGSRVAYQVSTQKLGLAQFNPYVIPRAGYSIAPRGTFTFDSRVTWGADAFESTNQLTLDQFDLKGAQGDSLFLQQFGVPLTLALALMRDVNGRIALGVPVAGDQRGTRVDLGVVVGQALARAIVNALASPLKLLGAVTMQGDRIASFQPEPVAFPPGRATPAPEATEKVEQLAGLVGSAPGVTLTLHGRAGGADDVRALQEAALLASLRNEGGVMGTFRNLATLGDRKAIRQALEEKARGGTPALEPGAQARLDEWAQEQEVSDGALTELAQQRAEALRRLLAEQHGVAADRITMGAVQVERADGTPSVAMEVSS from the coding sequence ATGGGATTGTGGCGTCGTCGCTGGGTACGTTGGCTCGCGATCGGCGTGGTGGTCCTTCTGGTCGCGTTGCGCATCGCGCTGCCGGAGATCGTGCGTCGGGTCGCCGTGGCGCAGGCGAATCAGGCGATCGCGGGCCGCCTCGACATCGGCGACGTCGATCTGTGGCTGCTGCGCGGCGCGATCGCGCTCGAGCGCGTCGCCGTCCGCGGCGAGATCGGGCCGCCCGTCGCCAAGCTGCATCGCCTCTACGTGAACCTCGCCTGGCGGCCGCTGCTCTCGCGCATCGTGCAGGTCGAGGAGCTGGACATCGACGGCCCCGCGCTCTACCCCGTGCGCGAGCGCGACGGCTCGGTGCCGCTCCCCGGGCTGCGCGAGGCCCCGGCGGCCGGGGAAGCCGCGCCGGCGGCGGGTGCGGCGCCGGCCGCGGAAGCGGCGCCGGCCGAGACGGGCACGCCGTGGAGCGTCGTCATCGACCTCGCGACCCTGCGCCAGGGACGCGTGCGCCTGCGCGACCGCGTGGCGGAGCCGCCCCAGGACGCCGAGCTCGACCTCGGCACCTTCGTGCTACGCAACTTCGCGCTCCAGGCCGGGCCCGACGGCAAGCCGGGCAGCGGCGAGATCCTCGCGACCTTCGGCGACGGCTCGCTGCGCATCAAGGCGAGCGTCCAGCGCCGTCCGAAGGGCTTCACCACCACCGCCTGGATCGACGCCCGCAACCTGCCGCTCGACCGCACCCAGACACACGTCCCGCAGCTCGGCTGGAGCAGCTTCCAGGGACGCCTCGACCTCCAGCTCGCGATGCGCCTCGGCGCCGGCGAGCTGCCCGTGGTGCGCGGCGCGACCACCCTGCGCGACCTCGTGGTCTCGGTACAGGACGAGCCCGACCCGGTGCTGGCGTGGCGCTCGTTGCGCATCGAGCTGGAGAGCGTCGACCCGAACGCGCGCCGCGCGGTGGTGTCGCGGGTCGCGCTCGACGGGGCGGGGGTGCTGGCTCGCCCGCGCGATCCGGTCGCGCTGCCGCTCCTGCGCGGGCTCCTCGGCTCGCCGGCGGTGAAGCCTGCGCCGGAGCCCGGCACGACGACGGCGCCGGCCCCCGAGGCGAAGCCCTGGGCCTGGCAGGTGCACACGGTCGAGGTCACGGACTCCGGCGTGCGGCTCGTGCTCGATCCGCCGCCGCTGGCGATCGTCATCCCGCACGCCACCGTCACCGGGCTCTCGAGCGAGCCGGGCAGCGTCGTGAAGGTCGATCTCCGGGTGACGGAGTCGAATGCCGCCCTCGGCGTGGTCGGCTCCGTGCGGCTCGATCCGCCGGCGCCGGACGTCCAGGTGACCCTGGCCGGCGTCGAGCTCGGCCATCTCCTCGCGGCGGTGGGCGGCGCGCCGGTGCAGCTACCGACGAGTCGGCTCGACGCCGACCTCCACGTCGCCACGGCCGAGACGGCGGCCACGGTGAAGGGCACCGTCACGCTGGGCGACGTCACGGTGCTGCCGCTCCAGGGCGGCGACGAGTTCCGCGCGGCGTGGGAGCGGCTCGCGGTCGCGATCGACGGGCTGCGGGTGCCCGGAGCGCTCGGCGGCCCGAGCCCGGCGACGGAGCCGATCACCGTCGACCTCGCCAGCGTGGAGCTGGTGGCGCCGAAGGTGGTGCTGACGCGCACCGAGACGGGCATCGTCCTGCCGGCCGCCGGGGCGACGCCCGCGCCGGCGGGCGAGGAGGGCGCCCCGGCCGCAGCGCCCACGCCGGCGCCCGCCGCCGAGGCGGCATCGCCGGCCGCCGCTGCGGCCCCGGCGCCGCAGGTGAAGATCGCGGGCCTGAGCCTCACGAAGGGCGAGGTGTCGGTCACGGATCGCACGACCAGGCCGTTCTACCGCGGCGCGATCACCGACCTCGGCGTGCAGGCGCGCGACGTCGCGCTGCCCGCGGGCACGTTCGCCGAGTTCGAGGTGCGGGCGAAGGCGCCCGGCGGCGCGCCCATCCAGGTGACGGGCAAGCGCCAGGGCAGCCGCGTCGCGTACCAGGTGAGCACGCAGAAGCTCGGCCTCGCGCAGTTCAACCCCTACGTGATCCCGCGCGCCGGCTACAGCATCGCGCCGCGCGGCACGTTCACGTTCGACAGCAGGGTGACGTGGGGAGCCGACGCGTTCGAGAGCACGAACCAGCTGACGCTCGACCAGTTCGACCTGAAAGGCGCGCAGGGCGACAGCCTCTTCCTCCAGCAGTTCGGCGTGCCGCTCACGCTGGCGCTGGCGCTCATGCGCGACGTCAACGGGCGTATCGCCCTCGGCGTCCCGGTCGCCGGCGACCAGCGGGGGACGCGCGTCGACCTGGGAGTCGTCGTCGGCCAGGCGCTCGCGCGCGCCATCGTCAACGCGCTGGCCTCGCCGCTGAAGCTGCTCGGCGCGGTCACCATGCAGGGCGACCGGATCGCCTCGTTCCAGCCCGAGCCGGTGGCGTTCCCGCCCGGGCGCGCGACGCCCGCGCCCGAGGCGACCGAGAAGGTGGAGCAGCTGGCCGGGCTCGTCGGCAGCGCGCCGGGCGTCACGCTGACGCTGCACGGCCGCGCCGGCGGCGCCGACGACGTGCGCGCGCTCCAGGAGGCGGCGCTGCTCGCGAGCCTGCGCAACGAGGGCGGCGTCATGGGCACGTTCCGCAACCTCGCCACGCTGGGCGACCGCAAGGCCATCCGCCAGGCGCTCGAGGAGAAGGCGCGCGGCGGGACGCCGGCGCTCGAGCCGGGCGCCCAGGCCCGGCTCGACGAGTGGGCGCAGGAGCAGGAGGTGAGCGACGGCGCCCTCACGGAGCTGGCGCAGCAGCGGGCCGAGGCGCTGCGCCGGCTGCTCGCCGAGCAGCACGGCGTCGCCGCCGACCGCATCACGATGGGGGCGGTGCAGGTCGAGCGCGCGGACGGGACGCCGTCGGTCGCGATGGAGGTGTCGAGCTAG
- a CDS encoding DUF3298 domain-containing protein → MSPARRLLPILVVLLGAGCARLLPSPEPPAPPPGIPWTSRMVERQDGVCGRDGGCARVQIVWPVVAGGDDTRSAAIDAEVLALLLKPWPDGPSAASPEALADASIAEWRRFREEYPDATGDWQVRRSIRVLFETPTVLTLGLENVGETGPEHTFEALRYRLLRPATGARLAIGDLLIDGGTGQLAALAEQAFRATRGVAPGTSLAAAGFTFPDDRFALPDDVGVLREGVAVHWDAAAIAPYASGATDLLLSWSAVQPLLREDSALPPR, encoded by the coding sequence ATGTCTCCCGCACGGCGTCTGCTGCCGATTCTCGTCGTCCTCCTCGGTGCCGGCTGCGCGCGCCTCCTGCCGTCGCCCGAGCCGCCCGCGCCGCCGCCGGGCATTCCCTGGACGAGTCGCATGGTCGAGCGCCAGGACGGCGTCTGCGGTCGGGACGGCGGCTGCGCGCGCGTGCAGATCGTGTGGCCCGTGGTCGCCGGTGGCGACGACACGCGGTCGGCGGCGATCGACGCCGAGGTCCTCGCCCTGCTGCTGAAGCCCTGGCCCGACGGACCGAGCGCCGCGTCGCCCGAGGCGCTGGCCGACGCCTCGATCGCCGAGTGGCGCCGCTTCCGCGAAGAGTATCCCGACGCCACCGGCGACTGGCAGGTACGCCGCTCGATCCGCGTCCTCTTCGAAACCCCGACCGTCCTCACGCTGGGACTCGAGAACGTCGGCGAGACCGGGCCCGAGCACACCTTCGAGGCGCTGCGCTATCGGCTGCTACGGCCGGCGACCGGCGCGCGTCTCGCGATCGGCGACCTGTTGATCGACGGCGGGACCGGGCAGCTGGCGGCGCTCGCCGAGCAGGCCTTCCGCGCCACGCGCGGCGTCGCGCCCGGCACGTCTCTCGCCGCCGCCGGCTTCACGTTCCCCGACGATCGCTTCGCGCTGCCCGACGACGTCGGCGTCCTGCGCGAGGGCGTCGCCGTGCACTGGGACGCGGCGGCGATCGCGCCGTATGCGAGCGGGGCGACCGACCTCCTGCTGTCGTGGTCCGCCGTGCAGCCGCTGCTGCGCGAGGACAGCGCCCTCCCGCCGCGCTGA
- a CDS encoding acyl-CoA dehydrogenase family protein, with amino-acid sequence MHFAYSEKVERLRKQVAEFMAEHVYPAERTYADEVAQNRWGQPPVMEYLKKRAREAGLWNLFLPESKRGAGLTNLEYAPLCEIMGRSGIAPEVFNCAAPDTGNMEVIDRYGSAEQQERWLKPLLDGEIRSAFAMTEPGVASSDATNIETSITRDGDHYVINGRKWWTSGILHPHCKILIVMGKTDPSAPRHQQQSQILVPRDTPGITVVRHLPVFGYDDAPHGHGEVVFENVRVPVSSIVLGEGRGFEIAQGRLGPGRIHHCMRVIGVAERALDAMCRRVKTRVAFGKTLAERTVTQERIAESRIMIEQARLLVLKAAYMMDTVGNKVARKEIAMIKVAAPNMALQVIDWAIQAHGGGGVSDDFGLARAWAGVRTLRLADGPDEVHRNQIAQLELREHE; translated from the coding sequence GTGCATTTCGCATACTCGGAGAAGGTGGAGCGGCTTCGCAAGCAGGTCGCGGAGTTCATGGCCGAGCACGTCTATCCGGCGGAGCGGACCTACGCGGACGAGGTCGCGCAGAACCGCTGGGGGCAGCCGCCCGTCATGGAGTACCTGAAGAAGCGGGCGCGCGAGGCGGGGCTGTGGAACCTGTTCCTCCCCGAGAGCAAGCGCGGCGCCGGCCTCACGAACCTCGAGTATGCGCCGCTGTGCGAGATCATGGGCCGCTCCGGCATCGCGCCGGAGGTCTTCAACTGCGCCGCACCCGACACCGGCAACATGGAGGTGATCGACCGCTACGGGAGCGCCGAGCAGCAGGAGCGCTGGCTGAAGCCGCTGCTCGACGGCGAGATCCGCTCCGCCTTCGCCATGACCGAGCCCGGGGTCGCCTCGTCCGACGCCACCAACATCGAGACCTCGATCACGCGCGACGGCGACCACTACGTCATCAACGGCCGCAAGTGGTGGACGTCGGGCATCCTCCATCCGCACTGCAAGATCCTGATCGTGATGGGCAAGACCGATCCGTCGGCGCCGCGTCACCAGCAGCAGTCGCAGATCCTCGTGCCGCGCGACACGCCCGGCATCACCGTCGTGCGCCACCTGCCCGTGTTCGGCTACGACGACGCGCCGCACGGGCACGGCGAGGTCGTGTTCGAGAACGTGCGCGTGCCCGTGTCGAGCATCGTCCTCGGCGAGGGGCGCGGCTTCGAGATCGCGCAGGGCCGTCTCGGGCCGGGCCGGATCCACCACTGCATGCGCGTCATCGGCGTCGCCGAGCGCGCGCTCGACGCCATGTGCCGGCGGGTGAAGACGCGCGTCGCCTTCGGCAAGACGCTGGCCGAGCGCACCGTCACGCAGGAGCGCATCGCCGAATCGCGCATCATGATCGAGCAGGCGCGCCTCCTCGTCCTGAAGGCCGCCTACATGATGGACACGGTCGGCAACAAGGTGGCGCGCAAGGAGATCGCCATGATCAAGGTCGCCGCCCCGAACATGGCGCTGCAGGTGATCGACTGGGCGATCCAGGCGCACGGCGGCGGCGGCGTCTCCGACGACTTCGGCCTCGCCAGGGCGTGGGCCGGCGTGCGCACGCTGCGCCTCGCCGACGGTCCCGACGAGGTGCACCGCAACCAGATCGCCCAGCTCGAGCTGCGGGAGCACGAATGA
- a CDS encoding SDR family oxidoreductase, with protein sequence MPVAVVTGASRGIGKRLCVDLAAAGWDVVCAARSAAGSPGKLPGSVEETAALVEAAGRRALPIALDVGSESSCAAMAEQVQREWGRCDLLVNNAALAPPRPALDDTIKRWRTAVDVNLNGPFYLSWHFGRRMRAAGAGRIVNVSSQAADLPEFGRASYTATKRGLEGLTEALGHDLKGSVAVNCIRIDFPIWTEGFDATLPDDFDTTGFEDPVVMSDALLWLVAQPLEVTARILKLTEMRKAGWIRPATPYVRGG encoded by the coding sequence GTGCCGGTCGCCGTCGTCACGGGCGCCAGCCGCGGCATCGGCAAGCGGCTGTGCGTCGACCTGGCGGCGGCCGGCTGGGACGTCGTCTGCGCCGCGCGCAGCGCCGCGGGCTCGCCCGGCAAGCTGCCGGGCAGCGTCGAGGAGACCGCGGCCCTCGTCGAGGCCGCCGGCCGGCGCGCGCTGCCGATCGCGCTCGACGTCGGCAGCGAATCGTCGTGCGCCGCGATGGCCGAGCAGGTGCAGCGCGAGTGGGGCCGCTGCGACCTCCTCGTCAACAACGCCGCGCTGGCGCCGCCGCGGCCGGCGCTCGACGACACCATCAAGCGCTGGCGCACCGCGGTCGACGTCAACCTGAACGGGCCGTTCTATCTGTCGTGGCACTTCGGGCGGCGCATGCGTGCCGCGGGCGCGGGCCGCATCGTCAACGTCTCGTCGCAGGCGGCGGACCTGCCCGAGTTCGGCCGCGCGTCGTACACCGCGACCAAGCGCGGGCTCGAGGGGCTCACCGAGGCGCTGGGCCACGATCTGAAGGGCAGCGTCGCGGTGAACTGCATCCGCATCGACTTCCCGATCTGGACGGAAGGCTTCGACGCGACGCTGCCGGACGACTTCGACACGACGGGGTTCGAGGATCCGGTGGTCATGTCGGACGCCCTCCTCTGGCTCGTCGCCCAGCCGCTCGAGGTCACGGCGCGCATCCTCAAGCTGACCGAGATGCGCAAGGCGGGCTGGATCCGTCCCGCGACGCCGTACGTCCGCGGCGGCTGA
- a CDS encoding PaaI family thioesterase translates to MSQVTAAELDAFLRAEFPQSRPERYTIETIDDGFVCLRRRVDADDLRPGGTISGPVLMAVGDMAAYLVVLAAIGLVPLAVTTDLTAHFLRRPAPGADLIAEARLLKCGQKLAVAEVVIRSDGLADGPVAHVVATYAIPPGRT, encoded by the coding sequence ATGTCGCAGGTCACCGCCGCCGAGTTGGACGCGTTCCTGCGCGCCGAGTTCCCGCAGAGCCGGCCCGAGCGCTACACGATCGAGACGATCGACGACGGCTTCGTGTGCCTGCGTCGCCGGGTCGACGCCGACGACCTCCGCCCCGGCGGCACGATCTCGGGCCCGGTGCTGATGGCCGTCGGCGACATGGCGGCCTACCTCGTCGTCCTCGCCGCGATCGGGCTCGTGCCGCTCGCGGTCACGACCGATCTCACCGCGCACTTCCTGCGCCGCCCCGCGCCCGGCGCGGACCTGATCGCCGAGGCGCGGCTCCTCAAGTGCGGGCAGAAGCTCGCCGTCGCCGAGGTCGTCATCCGCTCCGACGGCCTCGCCGACGGTCCCGTGGCGCACGTCGTCGCCACCTACGCCATCCCGCCGGGCCGCACGTGA